A stretch of the Kroppenstedtia eburnea genome encodes the following:
- a CDS encoding PqqD family protein, with amino-acid sequence MKPVLKDRFTLEPLEGHGESGSFRARLLIPRDSWLERLSVRWLQQPQTIKVKLDPLGSFVLSQCDGERTVEEIAHGLTETFGEEAEPVLPRLVKYLQIAEANGWVRMEADS; translated from the coding sequence ATGAAGCCGGTGTTAAAGGATCGTTTTACACTTGAGCCCCTGGAAGGCCACGGAGAGTCCGGATCTTTCCGCGCCCGTCTGCTCATCCCCCGGGACAGCTGGTTGGAGCGTCTGTCCGTGCGCTGGTTGCAACAGCCGCAGACGATCAAGGTGAAGCTGGATCCCCTGGGCAGTTTCGTTCTGTCCCAATGCGACGGAGAACGGACAGTGGAGGAGATTGCCCACGGGTTGACCGAAACTTTCGGGGAAGAGGCGGAGCCGGTTTTGCCCCGGCTGGTGAAGTATCTTCAAATTGCGGAAGCCAACGGTTGGGTCCGGATGGAAGCGGACTCCTGA
- a CDS encoding DUF3899 domain-containing protein, translated as MIRSRILWTTVLATVSVIVSYAAARGDLTGMINILFMTGLVLLMLAGGYYVWSGGFFNLVTKGFKMLKPDRFRKDYGFEEPLDGSGGEAEAEKRARIHRWAATVGFWVGLIDTALSFLLIPLI; from the coding sequence ATGATCCGAAGCCGGATACTATGGACGACCGTCCTTGCAACGGTCAGCGTGATCGTCTCCTATGCCGCCGCACGGGGCGACCTGACCGGAATGATCAACATCCTGTTCATGACCGGGCTGGTGCTGTTGATGCTGGCCGGTGGATACTATGTGTGGAGCGGCGGTTTTTTCAATCTTGTCACCAAGGGATTCAAAATGCTTAAGCCCGATCGCTTTCGGAAAGATTACGGTTTTGAAGAACCCCTCGACGGCTCCGGCGGCGAGGCGGAGGCGGAAAAACGCGCCCGCATCCATAGATGGGCGGCCACCGTCGGTTTTTGGGTGGGGTTGATTGACACGGCCCTTTCCTTTCTGCTGATTCCCTTGATTTAA
- a CDS encoding peptide ABC transporter substrate-binding protein — protein MRRRRFFPLMATVTTSALLLTACGVTGGAVGTGEKAGDKEQVLDMTLTAEPPGLDSAVTTDVVSFDILNNVMEGLYRLDKDNRPEAAIAAGVDISEDKKTYTFRLRDAKWSDGQPVKAQDFEYSWKRALDPKTKGEYAYILYPIKNAEAYNAGQASVEDVGIKAVDEKTLQVELEYPVPYFLSLTTFATYLPQRKDVVEKFGTKYGTEPDNMVYNGPFNLKEWQHEQKIQLQKSDTYWDRNTVRLETVNQYIVKDTSTGVNLYTSNQTDLTFLDSELSEAFKKSPEYLPVTTSTIQYLQFNTNNEFLSNANIRKAISYAIDRETMIKVLKDGSQPAFGFVSPTIINSDNKNFRKEAGDGHQFNPPEAQRLLKLGMEELGITEKPELTMLIYDDNRKKAAEVMQEQLRTNLGLDVRLDPRPLKQKLDEEAKGNFELTFAGWSADYNDPMSYLDMFLTGGPFNRGKWSNKTYDQLIKKSSGNPDNVERAKDLIRAEKIMSDAAPIAPLYFGGEVYLQKQYVKNIVRHPIGTGISLKWAYVDGKENKN, from the coding sequence TTGAGGAGGAGAAGGTTTTTCCCTCTGATGGCAACGGTCACGACGAGCGCTCTTCTGTTGACGGCTTGTGGAGTGACCGGAGGTGCGGTGGGGACGGGAGAAAAGGCGGGGGACAAGGAACAGGTTTTGGACATGACTCTGACCGCGGAGCCGCCGGGGTTGGACAGCGCAGTGACGACGGATGTCGTTTCCTTTGATATTTTGAACAATGTGATGGAAGGGCTGTATCGTCTGGACAAGGATAATCGCCCTGAGGCGGCGATTGCCGCCGGAGTGGATATTTCCGAGGATAAAAAGACGTACACCTTCCGCCTGCGGGATGCCAAATGGAGTGACGGGCAACCGGTGAAGGCCCAGGATTTCGAATACTCCTGGAAACGGGCTCTCGATCCGAAGACCAAAGGGGAATACGCCTATATCCTGTATCCCATCAAAAATGCAGAGGCTTATAACGCCGGACAAGCATCCGTTGAGGATGTGGGAATCAAAGCAGTGGACGAGAAGACCCTGCAGGTGGAGCTGGAGTACCCGGTTCCCTATTTTCTCAGTTTGACCACCTTTGCCACCTATCTGCCGCAGCGGAAGGACGTTGTGGAGAAATTTGGGACAAAGTACGGAACGGAGCCGGACAATATGGTCTACAACGGCCCTTTCAACCTGAAAGAATGGCAGCATGAACAGAAGATTCAGCTGCAAAAGAGCGATACCTACTGGGATCGGAACACTGTCCGTCTGGAGACGGTCAACCAATATATCGTCAAGGATACATCGACAGGGGTCAACCTCTATACTTCCAACCAAACCGACCTTACCTTCCTGGACTCCGAACTGTCAGAGGCTTTCAAAAAAAGTCCGGAATACCTGCCGGTGACCACATCCACGATTCAATATCTGCAATTCAACACGAACAATGAGTTTCTGTCCAATGCGAATATCCGAAAAGCGATCAGCTATGCGATCGACCGGGAGACGATGATCAAGGTTTTGAAGGATGGATCCCAGCCCGCCTTTGGTTTTGTTTCGCCGACGATCATCAACAGTGACAACAAAAACTTCCGCAAAGAGGCGGGAGACGGACACCAGTTCAACCCTCCGGAAGCCCAACGCCTTCTCAAACTGGGGATGGAGGAGCTGGGTATTACCGAAAAACCGGAACTGACCATGCTGATCTATGACGACAACCGCAAAAAAGCGGCGGAAGTGATGCAGGAGCAACTGAGAACCAACCTGGGGTTGGATGTTCGGTTGGATCCCAGACCGCTGAAACAGAAACTGGATGAAGAGGCCAAGGGGAACTTTGAACTCACCTTTGCCGGTTGGTCCGCAGATTATAACGATCCGATGTCCTATTTGGATATGTTCCTTACCGGTGGTCCCTTTAACCGCGGCAAGTGGAGCAACAAGACCTATGATCAGCTGATCAAAAAGTCGAGCGGTAACCCCGATAACGTGGAGCGGGCAAAAGACCTGATCCGGGCGGAAAAGATCATGAGTGATGCCGCGCCGATTGCCCCCCTGTATTTCGGTGGGGAAGTCTATCTTCAAAAACAGTACGTGAAAAACATCGTCCGTCACCCGATCGGCACCGGCATCAGCCTGAAATGGGCGTATGTCGACGGCAAAGAGAACAAGAACTGA
- a CDS encoding peptide ABC transporter substrate-binding protein — protein sequence MGKKFNVALALLLVASLALTACGGVDQSQGDGGKQVLNLTETQEPPGLDSSKTTDTVSFVVLNNVMEGLYRLDKNNEPVEGMAKSVDVSKDKLSYTFKLRDAKWSDGKPVKAQDFEYSWKRALDPKTKSEYAYMLYPIKGAEKFNTKKGKADDVGVKALDDKTLEVKLEQPVPYFLGLTAFSTFNPLRQDIVEKHGEKYATEPDKMVYNGPFVLSKWNHNKDFQYKKNDKYWEKDVVKLDEINVSIVKDMNQKMNLYSTNKVDFSALGEDFTDKYQGKPDVFQHQEASTFYLQFNTKDKFFQNAKIRKAISMAIDRKTLTDKINKNGSVPAGALVPPVVQGPEGKAFRDLAGKEYVKYDTKEAKKLLDEGMKEAGIKKIPKIELLGYDSSGAKKDQEFIKEQLNKTLGIDVDLRPLSFDQKLKLESAGDFQLSYAGWGADYNDPMTFLELWVTGGSFNRGKWSNKEYDKLIKKSQTNPDFDKRIQDLVKAEELLMDEAAIAPLFYRSQLYLKRPTVKDLYAHPFGADFSYKWAHIEGK from the coding sequence ATGGGCAAAAAGTTTAATGTCGCGCTGGCTCTGCTGCTGGTCGCCAGTTTGGCTCTGACCGCTTGTGGCGGAGTGGATCAAAGTCAGGGGGACGGCGGGAAGCAAGTGCTCAACCTGACCGAAACCCAGGAGCCGCCGGGGCTGGACAGCTCCAAAACGACAGATACTGTCTCCTTCGTCGTCCTTAACAACGTCATGGAAGGTTTGTATCGCCTCGACAAGAACAATGAGCCGGTGGAGGGCATGGCGAAGAGTGTGGACGTCAGCAAAGACAAATTGTCCTACACCTTTAAGCTCCGGGATGCCAAGTGGAGTGACGGCAAACCGGTGAAGGCTCAGGACTTTGAATATTCCTGGAAGCGGGCTCTCGATCCGAAAACCAAGTCTGAATATGCTTACATGCTGTACCCCATTAAAGGGGCTGAGAAGTTCAACACCAAAAAAGGCAAAGCCGACGATGTGGGCGTGAAGGCCCTCGATGACAAAACCCTGGAAGTGAAACTGGAGCAACCGGTTCCCTACTTCCTCGGTCTGACGGCCTTCTCCACCTTCAACCCGCTCCGTCAGGACATCGTCGAGAAGCACGGTGAAAAGTACGCCACCGAGCCGGACAAGATGGTCTACAACGGTCCTTTCGTCCTGTCCAAATGGAACCACAACAAAGACTTCCAGTACAAAAAGAACGATAAGTACTGGGAAAAAGATGTGGTCAAACTGGATGAGATCAATGTCAGCATCGTGAAAGACATGAACCAGAAGATGAACCTCTACTCCACCAACAAAGTCGATTTCAGCGCACTGGGTGAGGACTTCACGGATAAGTACCAAGGCAAGCCGGATGTGTTCCAACATCAGGAAGCCAGCACGTTCTACCTGCAATTCAACACCAAGGATAAGTTCTTCCAAAATGCCAAGATCCGGAAAGCCATCTCCATGGCGATCGACCGGAAAACTCTGACGGATAAAATCAACAAGAACGGTTCGGTTCCGGCCGGCGCTCTCGTGCCCCCGGTGGTGCAAGGTCCCGAAGGGAAAGCTTTCCGGGATCTGGCGGGTAAAGAGTATGTCAAGTATGACACCAAGGAAGCCAAGAAACTTCTGGATGAAGGTATGAAGGAAGCCGGCATCAAAAAGATCCCGAAGATCGAACTTCTCGGTTATGACTCCAGCGGTGCCAAGAAGGATCAGGAGTTTATCAAGGAACAGCTGAACAAAACTCTGGGAATCGATGTGGACCTGCGTCCGTTGTCCTTTGACCAGAAGTTGAAGTTGGAAAGCGCCGGGGACTTCCAGCTGAGTTATGCCGGTTGGGGTGCCGACTACAACGACCCGATGACCTTCCTGGAACTGTGGGTGACCGGTGGTTCCTTCAACCGCGGTAAATGGAGCAACAAAGAATATGACAAGCTGATCAAGAAGTCCCAGACCAACCCGGACTTCGACAAGCGGATCCAAGATCTGGTCAAAGCCGAGGAGCTCCTGATGGATGAAGCGGCGATCGCCCCTCTCTTCTATCGCTCCCAGCTCTACCTGAAGCGGCCGACTGTAAAAGATCTGTACGCACATCCCTTCGGTGCTGATTTCTCCTATAAGTGGGCTCATATCGAAGGTAAATAA
- a CDS encoding ABC transporter permease, translating into MGRYILQRMAYMLITLWVIITFTFFLMHSMPGSPLQNVEKIPQELQEAILKEYGLDKPLPVQYVQFLGNLAQGSLGYSFKYDGRSVTDLLMQGFPASAQLGVQSIIFGSLIGVLLGSIAALRRGTWVDNTANVISVLGYSVPSFVIATLLSYYVGVKWGILPTGLWGSFEHTILPTLSLSFLVIATIARYIRTEMLEVLGQDYMKTAKAKGLSRTASLGRHALRNALIPAVTVMGPLVIGLITGSLVVEQIFAVPGMGWMFVESIQVKDYTVIMGVTIFYSALLIVSIFLIDVLYGVIDPRIRISGAKE; encoded by the coding sequence ATGGGGCGGTATATTCTGCAACGGATGGCCTATATGCTGATCACGCTCTGGGTCATTATCACCTTTACCTTTTTCCTGATGCACTCCATGCCCGGTTCCCCCTTGCAAAACGTGGAAAAAATTCCGCAGGAACTGCAGGAGGCGATCCTGAAGGAATACGGGCTGGATAAACCCCTGCCGGTGCAATATGTTCAATTTCTGGGCAACCTCGCCCAAGGTAGTCTGGGTTACTCCTTCAAATATGACGGTCGCAGTGTGACGGATCTCTTAATGCAGGGATTCCCGGCTTCCGCTCAATTGGGGGTTCAATCCATCATCTTCGGCAGTCTGATCGGGGTATTGTTGGGCTCCATCGCCGCCCTTCGCCGCGGCACCTGGGTGGATAACACCGCCAATGTGATTTCCGTCCTCGGTTACTCCGTGCCCAGCTTTGTGATTGCCACACTTCTCTCCTATTATGTGGGGGTGAAATGGGGGATCTTGCCCACCGGTTTGTGGGGTTCATTTGAACACACCATTTTGCCGACACTCTCCCTCTCCTTCCTGGTGATCGCCACGATTGCCCGCTATATTCGGACCGAGATGTTGGAGGTCCTGGGACAGGACTATATGAAGACGGCCAAAGCCAAGGGTTTGAGCCGGACAGCCTCCCTTGGACGTCATGCCCTGCGCAACGCGTTGATTCCGGCGGTGACGGTGATGGGTCCCTTGGTGATCGGATTGATCACCGGTTCCTTGGTGGTGGAGCAGATCTTTGCCGTGCCGGGCATGGGCTGGATGTTCGTGGAGTCGATTCAGGTGAAGGATTATACGGTAATCATGGGGGTTACCATTTTCTACAGCGCCTTGTTGATCGTCAGTATTTTCCTGATCGATGTGCTGTACGGTGTGATTGATCCCCGGATCCGTATTTCGGGAGCGAAGGAGTGA
- a CDS encoding ABC transporter permease has product METTKNLTPDLFEPAEQNVEEQEQLARKKLTFWGDVWRRFRSNKGALIGGILLLIIAVMAIIGPDMNPYSYRAQDYSVINKEPFGDHWLGTDGLGRDLWTRVWYGAGISLLIAFLAAAFDLFIGVPYGCISGYYGGRVDNWMQRIIEVLYGIPNLVVIILLLLWLDPGIFAIALAMGITGWITMARVVRGEMLKLKSQEYVLAARTLGASTSRMLVKHMLPNVMGPVIITIMFSIPTAIFFEAFLAFIGLGIRPPEASLGVLIEEGYKQLQLYPYQLFYPAAVLSLIMFGFNLVGDGLRDALDPKLRQ; this is encoded by the coding sequence ATGGAGACGACCAAAAATCTGACACCGGACTTGTTTGAACCGGCGGAACAGAACGTGGAGGAGCAGGAGCAACTCGCCCGCAAAAAACTCACCTTCTGGGGGGATGTCTGGCGCCGGTTCCGCTCCAACAAAGGAGCGCTGATCGGAGGCATCCTGCTGCTGATTATTGCGGTTATGGCCATTATTGGGCCGGATATGAACCCATACTCCTATCGGGCACAGGACTACAGTGTCATCAACAAGGAACCCTTCGGGGATCATTGGTTAGGCACCGACGGTCTGGGCCGTGACCTTTGGACCCGGGTTTGGTACGGGGCGGGAATTTCCCTGCTGATCGCCTTTTTGGCTGCAGCTTTTGACCTGTTTATCGGGGTTCCCTACGGGTGTATCTCCGGTTATTACGGCGGCCGGGTGGACAACTGGATGCAGCGGATCATCGAAGTTCTCTATGGGATTCCCAATCTGGTCGTCATCATTCTGCTGTTGTTGTGGCTGGATCCGGGGATTTTCGCCATTGCCCTGGCGATGGGGATCACCGGTTGGATCACCATGGCCCGGGTGGTGCGTGGTGAGATGTTGAAGCTGAAGTCCCAGGAGTATGTATTGGCGGCACGTACTTTGGGTGCGAGCACTTCCCGGATGTTGGTCAAGCATATGCTGCCCAACGTGATGGGGCCTGTCATCATCACCATTATGTTTTCCATTCCGACAGCCATTTTCTTTGAAGCTTTCCTCGCCTTCATCGGACTGGGAATCCGTCCGCCGGAAGCCAGCCTGGGTGTGCTGATTGAAGAAGGGTATAAACAGTTGCAGTTGTATCCGTACCAGCTGTTCTATCCGGCGGCTGTCTTGTCATTGATCATGTTCGGCTTCAACCTGGTGGGTGACGGACTGCGTGACGCTCTGGATCCGAAACTGCGTCAATAA
- a CDS encoding ABC transporter ATP-binding protein, translating to MEKQNLLEVRDLHVSFKTYNGEVQAVRGVSFDVKKGETVAIVGESGCGKSVTSQSIMRLIPQPPGWIKSGEILFDGQDLTKLSEKQMEAIRGKEIAMIFQDPMTSLNPTMTVGKQIMEGLIKHQNLGKAQAKERALEMLRLVGIPSPESRIDQYPHQFSGGMRQRAMIAIALACAPKLLIADEPTTALDVTIQAQILGLMNDLKEKLETSTILITHDLGVVAETADRVVVMYAGKVIETGTVDEIFYRPRHPYTWGLMGSMPRLDLSREKELTPILGTPPDLLSPPKGCPFASRCKHAMKICKQQMPETTTVQEGGSHQVACWLEHPMAPAVESPVEMVGGGSK from the coding sequence ATGGAGAAGCAAAATCTGTTGGAAGTACGGGATCTGCACGTTTCCTTCAAAACCTACAATGGTGAAGTGCAGGCGGTGCGCGGCGTCAGCTTTGATGTGAAAAAAGGGGAGACCGTGGCCATCGTCGGGGAGTCCGGTTGCGGAAAGAGTGTCACCTCCCAAAGTATTATGAGATTGATCCCGCAACCGCCGGGCTGGATTAAATCCGGTGAAATCCTGTTTGACGGGCAGGACTTGACCAAGTTGTCGGAGAAACAGATGGAGGCGATTCGGGGAAAAGAGATCGCCATGATATTCCAGGACCCGATGACCTCTCTCAACCCGACCATGACGGTGGGCAAGCAAATTATGGAAGGTTTGATCAAGCACCAGAATTTGGGGAAAGCCCAAGCGAAGGAACGGGCACTGGAAATGTTGCGGCTGGTGGGAATCCCCAGTCCGGAAAGCCGGATCGACCAATATCCCCACCAGTTCAGTGGTGGGATGCGGCAGCGGGCCATGATCGCCATCGCCTTGGCCTGCGCTCCGAAACTGCTGATCGCCGACGAGCCGACAACGGCTTTGGATGTGACGATTCAGGCCCAGATCCTGGGCTTGATGAATGATTTGAAGGAGAAATTGGAAACCTCAACCATTCTGATCACCCACGATTTAGGTGTGGTGGCGGAAACCGCCGATCGTGTGGTGGTGATGTATGCGGGGAAAGTGATTGAAACCGGGACGGTGGATGAGATCTTCTATCGACCGCGCCATCCTTACACCTGGGGACTGATGGGGTCGATGCCGCGACTGGATCTCTCCCGGGAAAAGGAACTGACCCCGATTTTGGGAACCCCGCCGGATCTTCTTTCTCCGCCCAAAGGTTGTCCCTTCGCGAGCCGTTGTAAACACGCAATGAAAATTTGCAAACAGCAGATGCCTGAAACCACCACCGTCCAGGAGGGTGGATCCCATCAAGTGGCCTGCTGGTTGGAGCACCCCATGGCTCCTGCGGTGGAATCGCCAGTTGAAATGGTAGGAGGGGGTTCAAAATGA
- a CDS encoding ABC transporter ATP-binding protein: MSTAEPKVEKILEVNQVKKHFNMGRNQVVRAVDNVTFDVYKGETLGLVGESGCGKSTIGRTIIRLYEATEGEIRFKGKTTKDLKGKNLKKFNREMQMIFQDPYASLNPRMTVGDIIAEGLDIHGLAQGEERRQKVIELLKTVGLNEEHADRFPHEFSGGQRQRIGIARALAVDPDFIIADEPISALDVSIQAQVVNLMKKLQREKGLTYLFIAHDLSMVKYISDRVGVMYLGNLVELADSQELYETPLHPYTEALLSAVPIADPDVGKQRERIILKGDVPSPIDPPSGCRFRTRCPKAMDICAQAVPKWQEVRPMHWVACHLYEEESLKKEQAKKED, translated from the coding sequence ATGAGCACAGCGGAGCCCAAAGTGGAAAAAATCCTCGAGGTGAATCAAGTCAAGAAGCACTTCAACATGGGCCGCAATCAGGTGGTTCGGGCGGTGGACAATGTCACCTTTGATGTATACAAAGGGGAGACCTTGGGCCTCGTCGGCGAATCCGGCTGCGGCAAGTCCACCATCGGCCGCACGATTATCCGCCTGTATGAAGCGACCGAGGGGGAGATCCGGTTTAAGGGGAAGACCACCAAGGATCTCAAAGGCAAGAATCTGAAGAAGTTCAACCGGGAGATGCAGATGATCTTCCAGGATCCTTATGCTTCCCTGAACCCTCGCATGACGGTGGGCGATATTATCGCCGAGGGGTTGGATATCCACGGATTGGCCCAAGGGGAAGAACGGCGTCAAAAGGTGATCGAGCTCCTGAAGACCGTCGGTCTCAATGAAGAGCACGCCGACCGCTTCCCCCATGAGTTCAGTGGCGGACAGCGACAACGGATCGGGATTGCCCGCGCCCTCGCAGTGGACCCCGACTTTATCATCGCTGACGAACCCATTTCCGCGCTGGATGTGTCCATTCAGGCCCAAGTGGTCAACCTGATGAAAAAACTGCAACGGGAAAAGGGATTGACTTACCTGTTTATCGCTCATGACCTGTCTATGGTGAAATATATCAGTGACCGGGTCGGAGTGATGTATCTCGGGAACCTTGTCGAGCTGGCCGACAGTCAGGAACTGTATGAGACTCCTCTTCATCCTTATACGGAAGCGTTGCTGTCGGCGGTCCCGATCGCCGATCCCGATGTGGGAAAACAGCGGGAGCGCATCATTTTGAAGGGAGACGTCCCCAGCCCGATCGATCCCCCCAGCGGGTGCCGCTTCCGGACCCGTTGCCCGAAGGCGATGGATATCTGTGCCCAAGCCGTTCCCAAATGGCAGGAAGTGCGACCGATGCACTGGGTTGCTTGCCATTTGTATGAGGAGGAATCCCTTAAAAAGGAACAAGCGAAAAAAGAGGATTAA
- a CDS encoding NifU family protein, whose protein sequence is MKEQVQEVLDKLRPFIQRDGGDVELVNVEDGVVKVRLLGACGSCPSSTITLKAGIERALMEEIPGVTEVEQVL, encoded by the coding sequence ATGAAAGAACAAGTGCAGGAAGTTCTGGACAAACTTCGTCCCTTCATTCAGCGGGACGGCGGCGATGTGGAATTGGTGAACGTCGAGGATGGAGTGGTAAAAGTTCGCCTCCTCGGAGCCTGCGGCAGTTGCCCCAGCTCCACCATCACACTGAAGGCCGGGATTGAGCGGGCCTTGATGGAGGAGATCCCCGGGGTCACCGAAGTGGAACAAGTATTGTAA
- a CDS encoding PLP-dependent cysteine synthase family protein, translating into MKQVYEDIKELIGWTPIVRIKGFPVPEGVQLYAKLEYLNPGGSVKDRLGLSLIRAGEETGQLKPGGTIIEPTAGNTGIGLALAAVGTGYRVIFVVPEKFSREKQELIRALGAEVVNTPTEEGVRGAIAKAEELAKTIEGAYCPQQFGNPANPRAHYETTGPEIWKQMEGRLDVFVAGAGSGGTFMGCARYLKERNPKIKTVIVEPEGSILGGGEPGPHRTEGIGMEFLPEYMDPSYFDAIHTVLDRDAFRRVKELARREGMLVASSSGAAFHAALEEAKQAAPGTRIVVIFPDGSERYLSQQIYGEGE; encoded by the coding sequence ATGAAACAGGTATATGAGGATATCAAGGAGCTGATCGGCTGGACACCGATTGTGAGAATCAAGGGCTTTCCGGTGCCGGAAGGGGTTCAGCTTTATGCGAAATTGGAGTATCTCAATCCGGGAGGCAGTGTCAAGGACCGACTCGGTCTTTCCCTGATCCGTGCGGGGGAAGAAACGGGGCAATTGAAACCGGGAGGTACAATCATTGAACCCACTGCCGGAAACACGGGAATTGGACTGGCCTTGGCGGCGGTGGGAACCGGTTATCGGGTGATCTTTGTCGTGCCGGAGAAATTTTCCCGGGAGAAGCAGGAGCTGATCCGCGCTCTGGGAGCGGAAGTGGTGAATACTCCCACGGAAGAAGGAGTGCGGGGAGCGATTGCCAAGGCGGAAGAGTTGGCGAAGACCATCGAGGGGGCCTACTGCCCCCAGCAGTTTGGCAATCCCGCCAATCCCCGGGCCCATTATGAGACCACGGGACCGGAGATCTGGAAACAGATGGAGGGAAGATTGGATGTATTCGTGGCGGGGGCCGGTTCCGGAGGAACTTTTATGGGGTGTGCCCGTTATCTCAAGGAGCGGAATCCCAAGATCAAAACGGTGATTGTGGAACCGGAGGGTTCCATTCTCGGCGGAGGTGAGCCCGGTCCCCACAGGACGGAGGGGATCGGGATGGAGTTCCTGCCGGAGTATATGGATCCATCGTACTTTGATGCGATCCATACCGTTTTGGATCGGGATGCGTTCCGGAGAGTGAAAGAATTGGCCCGCCGGGAAGGAATGCTGGTGGCCAGCTCCTCCGGGGCAGCCTTCCATGCAGCCCTTGAAGAAGCGAAGCAGGCCGCTCCCGGCACCCGGATTGTGGTGATCTTTCCCGATGGAAGTGAACGTTATCTCAGCCAACAAATCTATGGAGAAGGAGAGTAA
- a CDS encoding bifunctional cystathionine gamma-lyase/homocysteine desulfhydrase, with protein sequence MRIDTKLIHGGVFGDERTGAVSVPIYQVSTYKQEAIGQHRGYEYSRTGNPTREALEKLIADLENGSRGFAFASGMAAISTVTSLFDQGDHLVMGDDVYGGTYRVMSQVFNRLGIRSDFVDTSRPEEVEAAIRPETKAIFMETPSNPLLKVTDVGKMAEICRKHGLLLIVDNTFLTPYWQNPLDLGADVVLHSATKYLGGHSDVVSGLVVVKDEELGERIHFLQNSMGGVLPPHDSWLLIRGIKTLGLRMRQHEATSRKLAEWLKGRSDIEQVFYPGLKDHPGHLIAAKQARGFGGMISFDVGDGSRAEKVLSQTRFFTLAESLGAVESLISVPARMTHASIPPERRRELGITDGLIRISVGVEDPEDLMEDLEQALR encoded by the coding sequence ATGCGAATCGATACCAAATTGATCCACGGCGGTGTCTTCGGGGATGAGCGAACCGGTGCTGTCAGTGTACCGATTTACCAAGTCTCCACCTATAAGCAGGAGGCGATCGGTCAACATCGGGGCTATGAATATTCCCGTACAGGCAATCCCACCCGGGAAGCCTTGGAGAAGTTGATTGCCGATCTGGAAAACGGCTCCCGGGGATTTGCCTTCGCCTCCGGAATGGCGGCCATATCCACCGTGACTTCCCTGTTTGATCAAGGGGACCATCTGGTGATGGGGGATGATGTTTACGGTGGGACCTACAGGGTGATGAGTCAAGTGTTCAACCGATTGGGAATCCGGAGCGATTTTGTGGATACGAGCCGTCCGGAGGAAGTGGAGGCGGCCATTCGCCCCGAGACCAAAGCCATCTTCATGGAAACTCCCAGCAATCCCCTGCTGAAGGTGACGGATGTCGGGAAAATGGCGGAGATCTGCCGCAAACATGGATTGCTGTTGATCGTGGACAACACCTTCCTCACTCCTTATTGGCAAAATCCCCTCGACCTGGGTGCGGATGTCGTACTCCACAGCGCCACCAAATATTTGGGAGGGCACAGTGATGTGGTGTCGGGGCTGGTGGTGGTGAAGGATGAGGAGTTGGGGGAACGGATTCACTTCCTGCAGAATTCCATGGGAGGGGTTCTGCCGCCCCATGATTCCTGGTTGTTGATCCGGGGCATCAAAACCCTGGGACTTCGGATGAGGCAACATGAAGCCACCAGCCGGAAACTGGCCGAATGGCTGAAGGGTCGCTCCGATATTGAGCAAGTATTTTATCCCGGTCTGAAAGACCACCCCGGTCATCTCATCGCAGCCAAGCAGGCCAGGGGATTTGGGGGGATGATCTCCTTTGATGTGGGTGACGGCTCCCGTGCGGAAAAGGTGTTGTCCCAAACTCGCTTCTTCACCCTGGCGGAAAGCCTGGGGGCGGTGGAAAGTTTGATCTCAGTGCCCGCCCGGATGACCCATGCTTCCATTCCACCGGAACGACGCCGGGAACTGGGAATCACTGACGGATTGATCCGGATTTCTGTGGGGGTGGAGGATCCGGAGGATCTTATGGAAGACTTGGAACAGGCGCTTCGCTGA
- a CDS encoding YuzD family protein, which yields MKVEVLVYGAEELCASCVNLPSSAETASWLSAALGRKYGNRVSVRHVDIHHPTGEKEKAFSRRVVEEDLWYPVVVIDGEIVGEGNPRLKEIQHKLKELGVAPMETGMNKE from the coding sequence ATGAAGGTGGAAGTGTTGGTGTATGGAGCTGAAGAGCTTTGTGCCAGCTGTGTCAATCTCCCGTCCTCGGCAGAGACGGCTTCTTGGCTGTCGGCGGCTCTGGGACGGAAATACGGGAACCGGGTGTCGGTCCGCCATGTGGATATTCACCATCCGACAGGGGAGAAGGAGAAAGCTTTCTCCCGCCGGGTGGTGGAAGAGGATCTCTGGTATCCGGTGGTTGTCATTGACGGGGAGATTGTCGGAGAAGGAAACCCCCGTCTGAAAGAGATCCAACACAAACTGAAGGAGCTGGGGGTTGCTCCGATGGAGACGGGTATGAATAAGGAATGA